The nucleotide window CTTTACCCTGTCAGAGATGTAAGATACCATCAGTCCAACAATCAAACAAGTGTAAAACACTTTAAAGGCACCGAAGATCATGGATGTAGGTTCTATTTCAGCATGATGTAGCAAACACATTTCATAATCACAGCATAATCCTTTTAAAAGTGAGGCCCTCAACATATTTTCTCCAAAGAGATTAAACCTACTCTACATTCCAtcgcatatatatatatatagcaaatGAAAGAgcagaaataaaaaatccttCTGCTTTTATCAATTCAACTATAGCAGAAATCTCCTGTTAAGAATCAAAGTTAGAACACATGTCATATTACAAAATGAATCATAATATATATACCTTAAACTGGTCCATGTTCTCCCCAGCATCCTTGTCAGTTAGCATTGCCTGCAGAGcacaacaaatttaaattttaagttacaCCCTTTTTAACCTTAATcatacagaaaaataaaataggcaCACAAATCCAAGTATCCGACTAGCTTCTTATATAGAACACTTGAGATAGCCAAAgctgtttttgtttttactcCTTGTTAGGCCAAAGATATAAATTGGAAAACTTGGGGTGATTGTGTTGTACCTTTGAAGGGAGAATCTCTACTGCTGGTGCTGGGAGATGAACATCTTTGTCAGGAATGGAGGAGGATATGCTATGGCTTCCACGATCATGAGGTAATAATCCAGGTAAGCACTGTGAAAGTAATGCCGGTGCACGCATTGCACTAAAGAGATTTCAAAAGCTGTCACATACCATAACTCATAACCTTAGCAACTATTATATattcaaatcaaaatcattacagactcaaaaaataaaaaatgaaaaatcaattAGTCATAGACTATATGATAATTATTCATATGTATTAGCTCATAGCTAATGAGATGGATCATGGAACATCAGTTCCCAAAAAATTGGATACTTCACCATAACTTCAGTCGGTGAAATTGCACAGAAGGAGATAGAGGAATGAAAGCTTTCCCCTTTAAACCTAAATTTCATatataaaaaagggaaaaaattctCATATAATCATATCCAATTCAAAAGTAACAATTACCTAGCAATGAAAGGAGCTTTGGAGAATTAAGCAACGGCAGCTGAAAATAGCAGAGTTAAACAAACACACGAGGTATTGAACAAGTTTGATGAATTATATTTCAAGCTAAACGTGAATTGAAAGCTTGTTTGAAAGGGAAATCGGAGAGGGAACCTGAAGAGAGAAGAGGTCAATGGCAACAAGATGAAGCTGCAGctgaagatgagagagagagagagagagagagagagagagaatttatGAGAGTAAATAGACCTGGCTTCTCTTCCAACCCTGCAACCTCCAACCACTGTTAATTCTTAAGTGTAAACACTAACAGTTAATAACGCAGTTAAGCTTCCGCATTTCCCAAAATGTCACCGATTTGCACGGAAGGTGTGTATCACACGCTTGTATTCTCTCTACTTTTTCGTAAAATCACAACCCCAACTGCCTCCCTGctttcttttccctcttttcTCTGCTCTATTAAATAAAGTTGGCAAGATCGGCTCAGatttttattgtattaaaataattaatccttctcttataaaaatattatgcccctttcattttgttttgtcattttctattgttttttcaATATTCCTAACCATGTCTCATtcatcatattttatttattttcccagaATCGTGTTTATACTTGCTTGTTATATTCGTACTGAATTAATATgtgaataattaaaaataatgttgTAGCTAATACCTAATAGCCTAATAGCAATATTAACAATCTTGCTCTGTAGTAGTGTAAATCTAGAGAATGAATGTTGGATTCTATGTCTATCATCTAGCATGATTGCCTTGAAAGTTGGAAATACTAAATATACTTGAAGTtccttatttaaatttttatttctcaagtttaaatgtattaaatttttaataaaaataaaaaataaaagagacacttattttaaaataaaaggagAATGACAAAATTAACAGATTCAACAAAGATTACTTATTCAcctcattttaaaatttaaaaaagaaatttcatacaaaaaaaaggtgatttattagaaaaaaaaatgtattgaCATTCCTTGGAACTTTCCTTTCATTGATAGAAAAAATGTACTTAGATGCATTTTTTTCATGTGGCTCAAAAGGTAGATTGTGTGAGAACAAAATATTAcctaattgtaatttttttttccttctttccttttccttttttgtttttgggtgAATTTTCAAAAAGTATATTCTCAGGAATCTCAGCTTTGGTGTATCTACGTCAACAATGACGAAACGTGACCTGTgaacaaagtttttttttttttttctgaattgaTTTCGGTTTCCCTGCTGCCTCTTGACCTAATTTTCTCTGGTGGTGAAGAAATGAGAAACATGAAAGtgattattcttcttcttctacggTCAGCATTTTACAGCTTGAAATTCATGCCATGGAGATTGACTTCAACTTGAgggtgttttattttttgttggtaCATGACAAAGAGTTGACATCAATCAGGCCAGTTCCAACGAACCTTCATTTCCATTttcaacaaaagagaaaaatgctATTAAGAAATTATCACTAACCATTTTCCATTTAAATGGAATAGAAAGCAGCGGGCTCCTAAACTATTATTGCTACGATGTCATGCAAGTTTATTTTCTCGTTTCTTTTGTCCCTTGTGGAGGAAATAACGCTTCTGATTCCTACCATGtaaccccttttttttttcctttcggTGATGATAATATGAATGAACCATTTGTCTTGATTAACAGATACACGTGTTTCCTTCTCTTGCTTGACTATTACTTATAACAAACGCGTTTCTTGTTATAAAATAATGTCTCACAAATCACAATGCAGGGACCAAAGAAAGCAACAAAAATGGAAAAGGCAGCAGCATTTTTCTGTGTTAATCATATGTTGGCATAGGAAAGCAAACTTAAACTCAACAAAAGTAGATAATGAAGTGCCATGAACGTCAAGAACAAAGTTATAACTACAATAAGCTTGACACAATTAACTGTATGTACTTAAAAAAATGCATCAGCACTGGCCAATTTAGGTAGCAACCTAACTATATTTGTTGGATCATAATGATGCCTATATTTCTTATCATGTCCTAACTCCTATCTAACCTATATGTTGTTATCAACTAGGCcaataaaactaaaagaaaaggcCAAATTATTTTATGTAAGGTTAAGTCTGGGGAGTGTGTAAATCAGTCACTAACACTAAGTTGCAGTGATGCTGGTATTTGAATTAGTTGATGAGAGATTCACAGAGCAGAAAGGAATCACAGTTGAATTCTGAATCAAGTCCCTCATGTCCATCAAATTCCTTCAGCCCTACCAATGTCTCAATGGGAAGCTCTTCATCCAAGGCACAAAATCCCCTCCCAAAGAGGTCTTTGTTTGAAGAAGCATTGAGATCGTCTTCATTGAAAAGAATCTTGGTTAGAGACAAGTGTTTGTCATTCAAAACTTCTTTTCCTTTCATTACAACATTATCATCTTCACAATCTACAGGTACTATCTTTGCTGATCTTTTGCTCGTCTTCAAGCTTGATGATGTGGTTGATCCAGTGTCAAAAACAAACTTTTTCCTAGGAGAGGAACAAAATGAACTCAAAGAATCCTCAGAATTCCAACTTTGTTTCCCTTCAAATGGCCAAAAGAGTGGCTCATCATAACTGAACTCATCCATATTTGCACCTTCCAATGAAGTCTTCACAGAAACATTATCTTCAGCTATGTCAAAGTGTGCTCCATTGAGTGAAGACCACTTACTGTCTCTTCCCTCAAGTCTAAGCAAAGAGTCCCAGTTAAGAGGTGTATCTAGGTCTGAGATCTCCGAAAAAGAATCATATTTGTAGCTAATAGGAGTTGAAGGATTCTCGTTGGAACATCCAATAGCATTTGAATCTGAGAGCCAATCAGAATCTTCCTCTACAAGGCTTAGCAAGGAATCCAAGTAACTAGTTCTGTCAAAATCTGAAATCTCAGAGAAAGTGTCATACTTGTAGCCAATACTAAGAGGAGTTGAAGGATCCTCATAGGTAGAGAAAATCTTCGAATCTGAAAGCCACTCAGAATCTTCCTCTTCAAGGCTGAGCAAAGAATCCAAGTAACTTGTTCCGTCAAAATCCGAAATCTCCGAGTAAGTGTCAAATTTGGATGAAACTCTTTGAGGAGACCATGACCTCTCATCAGTGCAGCCAAACATAGAATTTGAACCAGTTTTATCATCATTCTGATCTATCCTTGCATTTGGGTTAGCTCTTTCAGCAGATTTCACTCTCCAATTGCAAAAATAATAGACATTTTTGCTTAAGAGAAAATAAGAGCTTGCAACCAGGAATAACCAAAAAGCCAACCACTCATTGGAAGGAAGCATATGATGAAGTGAAGCAGAATAGATTCTGTCTTCAAGAAGCAATGAAGGCCCTGTCATGTCTGATTGTAACTCTCTTCCTCTGAAGGATCCATGCTGATGATCACTGTCTTCTTCTAATGACACTTGATTTTGGTGGCAAATAGTAGCAGCCACATGGTTCCTAAGATCACAGAACTTATCTGTCTCTTTATGTTCAGCTAGTTTCATGCAGACAGTGCCAGTTGTAACCAAACTCAATGCTGAAGTTAACGTCATTAACGATCGGTGGGACACTGTTACATTGGTTTAGCCATAGAAACAAGAGGATAATACACAATttagaagaaaacaaaacaataaaacaaaagaaaaaaaaaaacattaaaatagagaatatgtCACTCAAAACAGGACACCCACTTGCATCCGTCAATGCAGGAGAATTCCAGCATCATTATCGTAATTTAATACAATACGTCAGTTTATAAGATTTAAATCATAAACAGTGTACAATGAATGCCAAAattataaaaccctaaaaaaaagaGTCTAAATCTTAAATCCTTATTGTGATTTTAAATCTAAAGTGTAACCTAATAGACGTATTTATCTCATAATCATAATTGACAAGAGAGTATCTAAACTCAAATCACAATAACACCAATctaattttgatgaaaattaATCCACAAAAGCATGTTAACATCAAATGCCATTTGCAAATGCTAATCCAAAAAACTATAAGacaacaaaaaatttcaaactATTCCGTAATGATAGGTTGGAATCAGTTCTCGCTTTTCTCTCTGAGCATTCTCTTCCCCTCTCTCAAACCTCAATAGTCTCTTCTTCAATCTTAACTACTCTAATTCGAATtatctataataaaaaaaataaaaaatgagctACTGTAAATTCGAATATTATAATTTACTACTTGTCACTGTCATACATATCATTCAACTATGGCACCAAAATTATTgaccaaaagaaacaagaaacaaaTCTGCATCGAAACAAAGCGTAGTAGTAATAAAAGGTACCTTTTGGTGCACTTGAAAACCACGTAACGCATGGAAAAACAGAGAGCACGGAATGATATTGAATGAGACAAAAGTGAAATCCGAGAGTGAGCGAAATTCGATTCATGAATTGTGAGATCCGATGCAAGTCAAAAACGCCAATCATGGTAATTTTCGCGCTCTCGCTGTGTAGGTTTCGCGGTTTGATCAACGATCAAGGatatgccacgtgtcactgatattccttttatttttgtaattaatgtTTTTCGTTTTTTACGTGATTGATATCTCGTCCTTTACCAACTTACCATTTCTCCTCCTTCGACCTTCATTCATTGCCTTTTTAAGttaatacaataaataatattctagaatcatataaaatacaataatattagGTAAATACAATAAATTATCCACTGCTGAACAATTAGTACGTGTAAAATgtgtattttattatatttgattattttactgctgattatttaattaaaaaaatgtaaataatatacataaatagataataattaatttgctaATTGATTTTGTTTAAATGAATCCATAAAAAGTGTGGCGGTAAATTGATTTTATTCTATTTCCTTTTAGGGAAAATAAATTATCAGAATATATCATTTGCCATTTCATCAATTCGTTCAAAGCATCcagttttagtgttttttttttttaccgaaaataggagactcgaacccgcaacctcttaattgagtatggaaagactatgtcatttgagcTATAATTCATTGGTTCAAAGCATCCAGTTGCACCTAAAAGCTTAATTAATgtaagatttaatttaattaacattgatatttttattttttttatttttataatattacacatccaaatttttttattgattaagtcTAACTAAATTGGTCtaacataacaaaaattagttatcattaacattatttcaagttttattgtttatttgtttaACTTTGATTGGACGTAGTTCATAAAAAGAACTTAAATGTATatcattattcttttttttttatgattgatGACTTTAGAAGGTAAGCAACCACTGTTTTCAGCGTAAATTAGGATAAGTACTATTTTAGTCTTTAAAGTTTAGGGTTAAAATCGAATTCGTTTCtagctttattttttattcaaaatcatTCCAAACCATTCATTTGATATTAAAATcgtctttttaaataaaatatttttctaaatgaaAAAAagtcccttttttatttttcctatttcGGCTTCGCGTAAAATACTTTATATGTTCATTTGTCCCTAATCACTCAAAACATTACAATGTTTTAGAAACTAATTTAAGTGCTTCATGCCTTAACCTAGAATCGAAAACGACGGAGATTGTTCTTAGATAAAAGAGAGCAGGTAAGTGTGAGTTGTTCGAAGGAAGGATCTTGAAGAATTAGTTCACCAATATTCACAGAGTTGGCGTAGGTATGATTTCTCTCCTCCTATTGATTATGGTATCTCTCTTCCTAATAGTTAGTTCTGGATTTGAGGGTTTTCGTTTCatgtttttgttgttgatgattgaaTGGAGACCAAATGTGTTTATAATGACACTAGGGATTATTATTTATGTGAAATAGGATTGTTTgtgtttagatttttttttcttccaattcagTAATATGttcttattgttttttattgatAAGGTGTTGGAGAAGAGGATGGAATATTTTAAACTGAAAGTCTATCATGGAGGATGGTTTAGTTATGATAAAGGGCCATTACAATATGTAGGAGGAGAAACAACAATTATAGAAGATATTGAATGTGATCGGTGGTCATTGTTTGAAGCTTATGCAGAATTAAAGCAGTTTGGCTATGTTGAGGAGAATATCTCAG belongs to Arachis duranensis cultivar V14167 chromosome 8, aradu.V14167.gnm2.J7QH, whole genome shotgun sequence and includes:
- the LOC107461364 gene encoding uncharacterized protein LOC107461364 translates to MIGVFDLHRISQFMNRISLTLGFHFCLIQYHSVLSVFPCVTWFSSAPKVSHRSLMTLTSALSLVTTGTVCMKLAEHKETDKFCDLRNHVAATICHQNQVSLEEDSDHQHGSFRGRELQSDMTGPSLLLEDRIYSASLHHMLPSNEWLAFWLFLVASSYFLLSKNVYYFCNWRVKSAERANPNARIDQNDDKTGSNSMFGCTDERSWSPQRVSSKFDTYSEISDFDGTSYLDSLLSLEEEDSEWLSDSKIFSTYEDPSTPLSIGYKYDTFSEISDFDRTSYLDSLLSLVEEDSDWLSDSNAIGCSNENPSTPISYKYDSFSEISDLDTPLNWDSLLRLEGRDSKWSSLNGAHFDIAEDNVSVKTSLEGANMDEFSYDEPLFWPFEGKQSWNSEDSLSSFCSSPRKKFVFDTGSTTSSSLKTSKRSAKIVPVDCEDDNVVMKGKEVLNDKHLSLTKILFNEDDLNASSNKDLFGRGFCALDEELPIETLVGLKEFDGHEGLDSEFNCDSFLLCESLIN